GGAAGAGTCTTCTTTGATAAGCTTGACCTGTTTTTTTCCCTGAATGGTAGTATCTGCCTGAATAAACTCGTTCAACAGCAAGGGAGGAGGGATAATAATATAGAACTCCACTTGGGTGTCTTCTTGAATAATTTGCAATCTTTTTCTTAGCTGATCTTGGGTGATAGCATCAAAAGTAGGCTGACCATAGTGCTTCTCCCTTCCATCAATCAAGTAGTTTTTAGCGGCTTTGGGCAACCAGGCATTTTGCCTGATTTGCTGATCGAGCAAATTTGCCATTTGCTGTGCCCGACTTTTTTTATAGTAGTAGCGTTGGGTGCTGGTGCTATCGCTTGCCTGTGCCCCAAACGAAGCCACCAGTAGAATCAGGGTCAATAGGAAGTAATGTATCTTTTTCATCATTGATTGGATTGAGGTATTTTAGTCTTTTTTATAGAATACGCGAATGCGTTCATTCATTTTTTCGTTGATAAATTTTCTCACAAACAACTTCATTGCTTCTATACCATCACCCTTCATAAATTTCTCAAGCAGACCTTGCCCTAATTCTTTGATGTCTTTTTCAATATTGCCTCGAAGGGTCTCTAATATTTGACCACCACCCATCTTTGCCAGGGTATCAAACTTGAAACGCTCTATCTCTAATTTAACAACTGTGCTCACTAGCTTTTTGCGGGTTTTCCGCCATTTTTCCAGGCTACCATTATTTAAGCGTTTTTTCCATTCTTCTTCGGGTACAGCCACTTCTGCGGGCTGTTCATAAATAGGAATATAAGTGAGTACTCCCTCATTATCTGGTTTTGCCTGGGTCAGTTTCATTGCTGCCCGGTCTTCCTTTGCCTTCTGTACCACTTCTTGTAGTCGCTTGTTTTCGGTAGCCTGTTCCTTTTTATTTTGGGCTATATTTTGCCTGCTTTTGCCCTTTAGCTCTTGCACAATTTCTTTGATAATGTCTTTGAGACTGGCAAAGAGTTTTTGTAAACGGTTGCCAATGATTTTGGTCGCTGCCTTGATCACCTTCCCACTGCCATCCTTCAACGTTTTCAACCCTTCAGTCACCTTGCCTTTGTCGATGGCCTCCTTCCCATCCTCAATCGCCTTTTTGCCAATCTGGATGGTTTCCAGTAACTCGGCTTTATCGGGACCATTGTAGTTTTTTACCCACTGTTCTACTTTTTTGAGTACCTGGTCTATTTTACCTACCACCTGGTCTATTTTATCCAGCCCTCTTTCTATCTCGTCAAATAAATTGTTGATTTCGCCCGTAAAGCTCAGGTATTGGTCGCGCCACTCGTCGGGTATGATTTGGGTACCTGCCCCATCAGTGGTCAATTCCCCATCGATGAGACGTTTGTCGGTGTTTATCTTGATGCGGTCGAAGCGGGCAAATACCCTGGCTCCCTGAAAATAATTGATGTGGGTATAGGCTCTGCCCGCAAACCAACCTCCCCCCAGGGGTTTGACTTCTACCAGGGTAAATTCAAAGTCAGCCGCCATTATTTTGTCGCCTACTCGCAAATTTGAGATCGGAGTTTGATTGCTCAGGTCTACCGTCAGGGGTTTACCACATTGTACTCCGGTGGGCTTGGGGGTGGGCATTCTAAAATCTACAGTGGCGGTTTCTTCGCTGCCAAAGGCGTTGCAGTTGGCGGTAAGTTTGAACGAATAGGAGACTCCGGGTTCCATATCATTGATTTGGGTGCGGTTGGAGAGGGCACGTTGGGTGTACCATTTATAGGCATCGCCTTCGCGTTTGAAGTGTACCGTATAACCTGTGTGGTCGGGCAGGGCATCCCAGTCGAGTTGTACCTGGTAGGGATTGAGGGCAGTCGCCTTTAAGCGAATCGGGATGGGGCAAGGTTTGCCATAACGAAACACCCGAATCTGGCTTACTCCATCGTTGATAAACAAGGTTCTGCCTTGGGGGTCGCGCGCCTGGATGCGGATGGCGTACCACTTGCCCAAGCCCAGCATAGGTTCGGCTTGCATACCATAGTTATAAGTCAGGCTAGTTGTGCTGGTACGAAATATTTCTGGACCCAGACAATTGAATATTTCGCCTTGAGATATTCGGCTGGCGGCTGGGTTATTTGCGTTTATATTCGCATATTGGTTTTGACAATCGGGGCGTAGCTCGTTCAATATCAATTCATACTCAGGATTGAAAGGAGTGTTAGCTGGTCTTGTCCAGCTGATCGGAATGGGTTTTAAGCTTTGATTGGTCTTATTAACTTGACTCATCATTAGCGGAAAATTCAGTATGGGTGGCTGCAAAGCAAATACCCTCAGTGTTTTCTCCGATAAAATATCTACATTAGATACCGACACACCAGGGCGGTAACGATCTACGAATGAGAAGGATAGCTTGTAGATACCATCAGGGATTCTTTTCGTCTTTAAATACTGTTGCCGAGAGTACCCCAGAAAATCTAAGTTGTTTACATCAAAATAATCCGCCAAATCTGAGCCGTTCATTGTTTGGCTAGGTCCCAAATCGAGCAAAGGCAAATAGTTAGCCCTGGTTTGAATGACAATTCCCCGCCCATCCACGCTTTCCAATTTAATTCGCAAGTAACCAGCGTACGAGGTGACCCCATTTAATATAAGATGGAGAGTAAGGGCGCTAGAATAGCTATAGGAGTGTAAGAAGGGGCTATGAGGAGGACTGACTGTGGCAATTAACTTGACACTATAGTTTCGTTGAGCGGTGGTGTGACCACTGGCTCCTAAAAGCAAAACTCCCACAATAAGAAGGCACTTGAATAAATGGATACGCATGACCTTGGTTTGGTTTAAGTAGTTGGTTTTGAGCTTTAGCTTTTTTGTTCTTCGAGTAGCTTAGCCTTTAGCTTTTTTGTTCTTCGAATAGATTAGCCTTTAGCTTTTTTGTTCTTTGAGTAGATTAGCTTTTGACCTTTTTGTTCTTGGCTTTTGACCATTAGCTTTTTCTTTATCTTGGCTATCAATTGGATATACCTATCTCAGTGGTTGACTTTGGACACTTTTAACAAGAAATATTTTGAAAATGTGGAAAGGCAGGCAGTATTTGT
This region of Microscilla marina ATCC 23134 genomic DNA includes:
- a CDS encoding fibronectin type III domain-containing protein, with protein sequence MRIHLFKCLLIVGVLLLGASGHTTAQRNYSVKLIATVSPPHSPFLHSYSYSSALTLHLILNGVTSYAGYLRIKLESVDGRGIVIQTRANYLPLLDLGPSQTMNGSDLADYFDVNNLDFLGYSRQQYLKTKRIPDGIYKLSFSFVDRYRPGVSVSNVDILSEKTLRVFALQPPILNFPLMMSQVNKTNQSLKPIPISWTRPANTPFNPEYELILNELRPDCQNQYANINANNPAASRISQGEIFNCLGPEIFRTSTTSLTYNYGMQAEPMLGLGKWYAIRIQARDPQGRTLFINDGVSQIRVFRYGKPCPIPIRLKATALNPYQVQLDWDALPDHTGYTVHFKREGDAYKWYTQRALSNRTQINDMEPGVSYSFKLTANCNAFGSEETATVDFRMPTPKPTGVQCGKPLTVDLSNQTPISNLRVGDKIMAADFEFTLVEVKPLGGGWFAGRAYTHINYFQGARVFARFDRIKINTDKRLIDGELTTDGAGTQIIPDEWRDQYLSFTGEINNLFDEIERGLDKIDQVVGKIDQVLKKVEQWVKNYNGPDKAELLETIQIGKKAIEDGKEAIDKGKVTEGLKTLKDGSGKVIKAATKIIGNRLQKLFASLKDIIKEIVQELKGKSRQNIAQNKKEQATENKRLQEVVQKAKEDRAAMKLTQAKPDNEGVLTYIPIYEQPAEVAVPEEEWKKRLNNGSLEKWRKTRKKLVSTVVKLEIERFKFDTLAKMGGGQILETLRGNIEKDIKELGQGLLEKFMKGDGIEAMKLFVRKFINEKMNERIRVFYKKD